From the genome of Brassica oleracea var. oleracea cultivar TO1000 chromosome C4, BOL, whole genome shotgun sequence:
TTTCCTGAGCAACTAGACACGGCTTGACCGATGATTCCATTAAAGAAATCTTGCGTAACAATCTCAGCAACGGACACGCCATTCGCAGGAGGAGCAAAACTAGGCCCTTGTTGACAACCTACACCACAATAGCCTGAAGTGTTACCGCAGAATCCAAACTGACTATAACATAGCTCTGGAGAACAACCGCAGTTTTGAGCATTTGTTGTGGTATAGCCCTATAGAAAGCTTGTTGAACTAATAGAATGGTTATTATAGAGATGGATTTAAAAATAGCGTGAGTCAACATTTGATTTTGTTTGAGAGTGGGGGAAGAAAGTAATTGTGCTATGTTGGAGTTTAATTTAATTGAATTAAATTAATTCATAAAAAGAGCACCGGTTCATACGTACGTATCTGTTGAGAAACATGCCTCTTCTAAGCATGTGACTTTTAGAAGCATCGCTTGATTCTATATATAAGATCAATGCGCAGACCCGTCCCTGGTATAAAGCAAGTAAAGCACTCACTACAAGAAAACATAATTTTAACGAGGACGGTTTTCCTCGTTAGTTCGTCGTAAAAGAGGCTTTACGACGAATTAGCGAGGAAGCGCGTTTGCTCGTTACTCATCTGTCGTAACACATATTTCCTCGCTAATTCGCCGTAACTTAGCGAGGAATATATTTCGTCGTAAAGACGAAGTAGAGCATTTCGTCGTAAAGACCACGTCAACATTCCACATAAGGACGTCGCTATACTTCCTCGTAAATACCTCGAAACAAGTTCCTCGTAATCTACACGTAAATACCTTGAAAGAGTTTCCTCGCAAAATACACGTAACAACCACGAAANNNNNNNNNNNNNNNNNNNNNNNNNNNNNNNNNNNNNNNNNNNNNNNNNNNNNNNNNNNNNNNNNNNNNNNNNNNNNNNNNNNNNNNNNNNNNNNNNNNNNNNNNNNNNNNNNNNNNNNNNNNNNNNNNNNNNNNNNNNNNNNNNNNNNNNNNNNNNNNNNNNNNNNNNNNNNNNNNNNNNNNNNNNNNNNNNNNNNNNNNNNNNNNNNNNNNNNNNNNNNNNNNNNNNNNNNNNNNNNNNNNNNNNNNNNNNNNNNNNNNNNNNNNNNNNNNNNNNNNNNNNNNNNNNNNNNNNNNNNNNNNNNNNNNNNNNNNNNNNNNNNNNNNNNNNNNNNNNNNNNNNNNNNNNNNNNNNNNNNNNNNNNNNNNNNNNNNNNNNNNNNNNNNNNNNNNNNNNNNNNNNNNNNNNNNNNNNNNNNNNNNNNNNNNNNNNNNNNNNNNNNNNNNNNNNNNNNNNNNNNNNNNNNNNNNNNNNNNNNNNNNNNNNNNNNNNNNNNNNNNNNNNNNNNNNNNNNNNNNNNNNNNNNNNNNNNNNNNNNNNNNNNNNNNNNNNNNNNNNNNNNNNNNNNNNNNNNNNNNNNNNNNNNNNNNNNNNNNNNNNNNNNNNNNNNNNNNNNNNNNNNNNNNNNNNNNNNNNNNNNNNNNNNNNNNNNNNNNNNNNNNNNNNNNNNNNNNNNNNNNNNNNNNNNNNNNNNNNNNNNNNNNNNNNNNNNNNNNNNNNNNNNNNNNNNNNNNNNNNNNNNNNNNNNNNNNNNNNNNNNNNNNNNNNNNNNNNNNNNNNNNNNNNNNNNNNNNNNNNNNNNNNNNNNNNNNNNNNNNNNNNNNNNNNNNNNNNNNNNNNNNNNNNNNNNNNNNNNNNNNNNNNNNNNNNNNNNNNNNNNNNNNNNNNNNNNNNNNNNNNNNNNNNNNNNNNNNNNNNNNNNNNNNNNNNNNNNNNNNNNNNNNNNNNNNNNNNNNNNNNNNNNNNNNNNNNNNNNNNNNNNNNNNNNNNNNNNNNNNNNNNNNNNNNNNNNNNNNNNNNNNNNNNNNNNNNNNNNNNNNNNNNNNNNNNNNNNNNNNNNNNNNNNNNNNNNNNNNNNNNNNNNNNNNNNNNNNNNNNNNNNNNNNNNNNNNNNNNNNNNNNNNNNNNNNNNNNNNNNNNNNNNNNNNNNNNNNNNNNNNNNNNNNNNNNNNNNNNNNNNNNNNNNNNNNNNNNNNNNNNNNNNNNNNNNNNNNNNNNNNNNNNNNNNNNNNNNNNNNNNNNNNNNNNNNNNNNNNNNNNNNNNNNNNNNNNNNNNNNNNNNNNNNNNNNNNNNNNNNNNNNNNNNNNNNNNNNNNNNNNNNNNNNNNNNNNNNNNNNNNNNNNNNNNNNNNNNNNNNNNNNNNNNNNNNNNNNNNNNNNNNNNNNNNNNNNNNNNNNNNNNNNNNNNNNNNNNNNNNNNNNNNNNNNNNNNNNNNNNNNNNNNNNNNNNNNNNNNNNNNNNNNNNNNNNNNNNNNNNNNNNNNNNNNNNNNNNNNNNNNNNNNNNNNNNNNNNNNNNNNNNNNNNNNNNNNNNNNNNNNNNNNNNNNNNNNNNNNNNNNNNNNNNNNNNNNNNNNNNNNNNNNNNNNNNNNNNNNNNNNNNNNNNNNNNNNNNNNNNNNNNNNNNNNNNNNNNNNNNNNNNNNNNNNNNNNNNNNNNNNNNNNNNNNNNNNNNNNNNNNNNNNNNNTCGGTCTGGGTCGATGACTGGTAAACCTTCTCTACTGGGCAGACTAAGAATGTCCTCTACAGTGTACTGCGAGTAAGGAGCACTCGGAGGCACCATCAAATCAGGATGAATATCGGCGCCCATCGGAGGTGCCATAGGAGGAGGCACAGGAGGAGGCATCGTCGGATGAGCCATCGAGGAAGGCACATGAGGAGCCGATGGTGCACTAGAAGATGTAGACCCAGAGACTCCCTGAGTGTACTGAGTCTCGGGGACAGTCTCCTGACCTGAAGAACCGGGAGCGGAAGAAGAGGCCGGGTCTAAACGACTACCCGGCTCACCGAAGATCTCTCTGTAATGGGCAGTAAGTCTTCCTTTTCGAACCTGGGAAAAAAATGAAATTTTTAAATTTAACATCAACAATATATTTCCCAACATTATCCAACTAACCAACACTAAATAACATAAAATCCACAAACCTATCTAAATTCCCTATACTAACCACCTAATCTATCATAAACTAACCAAATTAGAGAGGAATTACGACGAATTCATCGTACTTGGTATTTACGACGATTTTGTCCTACGTGGAATTAACGAGTCCCGCGTTCTTTTTTTTTATATTTCGTCGTTATTTCCTCGTTGACCTACGAGTCCTTTACGACGATTTTTTGTTTGTGGAATTAACGAGTGTTATGTTTAAATCCCTAGAATCCGAAACCCCCAAACCCCATATTCCTTATTTTCTACTTCATATATTCCAAACCTCATCTTTATTTCTATTCCAAACCACAATTCCCACATTTGCTTATTCATAAAACAAACTCCCAGCATTCCCTTATTCATAAAACAAACCTCACATTATCTTATTCATAAAACAAACTCCCTCATCTTATTCATAAAACAAATACATCAATCGGATACATCGACATTCTCGTCATCACTAGAAACATCATCATTTTCATTAAACTCGTCTTCAACAGCTTCGTCTGTGGCATCATCGGTAAGATCTTCGTACTCGTGATTATGCGGATCAATGAGAAGGATGTCATCAATTTCTTGTTCAGGTTCCTCGACTTCATTTATCTGTTCTTCTTGCAATGGTGGTTCTTCTCCACTGATGATTCGTCCTCGAGGTGTAACTTTGATCACTGCTAACCAATTTATACCTGAATCTCTCATCCGAGGGTATGGAAGGAAGCTAACTTGGTCTGCTTGTGAAGCTAAGATGAAAGGCTCGAATTTGTTGTACCTTCTTCCACCGTTGACATCAACTACACCGAATTTGTTAGACCGAACACCTCTGTTGACGACGGGGTCGAACCATTCACATTTGAAGAGGACGCATTTCAGCTTCAGTATCCCTGGAAATTCGACTTCAATAATCTCCGTCAAGATCCCGTAGAAATCTGTTTCCCCTTTCACACATATTCCATAGTTACTGGTCGCCCGCTGTCTACCATAGTCATATGTATGAAAAGTATAGTCTCGTGTGAAATACATCTGTGATGTGGTGACCTTTACAAGTGGAGATTGAATTACTTCGTGTAACCACTTAGGATAATCTGCATCGTCGTCGTCATAATCAACCTGCAAAAATAAAGAGAATGTTAATGAAATACAGATAATGTATGAAATTTTTTTTAGTTAATACCTGATTCCGCAACCACTTAATGAAGTGTTGATCTTTCCTTTTGTCTACGTCACTTGTGGATATACCAGGAAATGTTTCTTCGACTTGAGAAACAAATAGGCTGTAAAATCACATTTTATAGGAATGAATCTCTCGCAATTATACAATTAATTATACTTATATGTGTTTCGAAGTGTCAATATATGTTACCTTTCAAAATAACGCATCAATGGATCTTCGCAATTGAGTAGAATATAGGTGTGTGCACTATGAGCGTCTTGTTCACTCGACCACCAAACCTCTTTAGACTTTCCACCGAGTCGCCCAATCTGGCTAAAGATGTCTGGAACACCAGCAACTGCATATGTTGGCGCAACACCACCATCATCATATCTTCTTGGAGCTCTTCTCCGTGTACGTACTTTTGACGCAAAGTAGTACGATGTGAAGTGAGAAACTTCTTCCGTCAAACTTCCAGCAATTATAGAACCTTCAACTTTGGCGAGGTTCTTTGCTTTTCCCTTCAAATATTTCATGGCTCGCTCATACTGATACATCCATCCGTAATGTACAGGTGCACGAAGCAATGCCTCATATGGGAGGTGGACAGCTAGATGCTCCATGACGTCAAAAAATCCGGGAGGAAATATCTTCTCCAAGTTGCACAATAAGATGGGAATGTTCTCCTGAAGCTGTTCCACGACTTCTTCTTTAAGAGTGTGTGCGCTCAGATCCCTGAAAAATGTTCCAATGCCTTTTATATTCGAAAAAAAATTAAACACATTGTTAGTCATATATTATTTTGTAAATTATTGTGATATAATACACTACGTACCTGCAAGTGCTTCATGTACGTTTGTTGGAAGTAGCTCCGCAAATGCAAAGGGCAGTAGTCGTTGCATAAATACATGACAATCATGACTCTTCATCCCGGAGAACTTTTGACCCTTTTCAACACATCTAGAGAGATTCGAAACATACCCATCGGGGAACTTCACTTCTGATGCCACCCAGTTGAACAACACCGACTTTTTTTCTGAAGATAATCTGAATATCGGAACGGGAACTTGTCCATTGCTTTTAATATGTAACTCGCTTCTTGAGCAAATATCCGGCAAGTCCAACCTCGATTTTATGTTGTCTTTTGTCTTCCCTGGGACATTCAATATTGTATTCATGATGTTCTCAAAGAAATTCTTCTCTATATGCATCACATCGAGGTTGTGGCGCAGAAGAAGATCCTTCCAATATGGCAACTCCCAAAATATACTCTTCTTGTGCCAGTTGTGATGAACACCGTAAGAATCTGGCATATTACGAGGGACATGCCAATTACCACCCCAACGAACTGTTTCGTTAGCTCCGTAGTAGTCGATTTGCGCTTCAATTTGTTCTCCAGTTAGATATGGAGGAGGAGTGTCTCTCACAACCCTTTTGTGCCTAAACAAATTCTTGTTTCTTCGGTAAGGATGGCCAATGTGAAGAAATCGACGGTGACAATCAAACCAACTTGTCTTCCTACCATTCTTCAGTTGAAACGCATCTGTCGTTCCATTACAATATGGACAAGCTAATCTCCCATGTGTAGTCCATCCAGACAACATCCCATAGGCAGGGAAATCACTTATGGTCCACAAAAGCATCGCTCGCATCGTAAAATTCGTCTTCGTTGAACAGTCATACGTCCTCACCCCTGTTGACCACAAATCCTTCAACTTTTTTATCAGTGGTTGTAGGAAAACATCCAGGGACCTTTTTGGATGGTTCGGACCAGGTATTAATATGGTCAAGAATAGTAACTCCCGTTGCATGCACATCTCCGGTGGCAGGTTGTATGGAGTAAGAAAGACTGGCCACAATGAATATTGTCTCCCTGACATTCCGAACGGACTAAATCCATCTGTGCATAATCCGAGATACACATTCCGGATATTGCTAGCGAAATCTGGATGTACTTTGTTGAAATGTTTCCAGGCTCTTGCATCTGATGGATGAGTCATCTCACCATCCGTCTGAGTATGCTCGGCATGCCATCTCATCTTTCCAGCAGTCTGCTCTGATTGATACAATCTTTTCAATCTGTCTGTAATTGGTAGGTACCACATCCTTTGGTACGGTACCCTATTACGTCCTCGTCCTTGCGGCTTGAATCGTGGCTTCTTGCATAATCGACATTCTTCTAGCTTCTCATCATCTCCCCAATAGATCATGCAGTTGTCGATGCAAACATCTATCATCTCCGAAGGCAACCCAAGACTATAAACCAGTTTCTGAATCTCATAATAAGAATGAGCAGACACATTGTCTTCCAGCAAATACTCTTTAAGCAAGTCCGCCCATTCGTTCATGCAACTTTCAGGTAGATTGTGATCAGTTTTAATATTCATCATTCTAGCAGCTAACGACAATTTAGAGAGACCTTCTCTACAACCACTGTAAAGTGGTTGATTCGCCGCGTTTAACATTTCGTAAAACTTTTTTGCATCTATATTAGGTTCTTCATCTTCATCATGAGCTACGAATGCATCAGCTACCATATCATGAACCCTATCATAATCTACCATCTCCTCTTGCTGGTAACTATGTTCATTATGCAAATGATGATCAACCGGTTCTTTTTCCTGAAAATTGCTATTACTACTACTAGCTTCATTCTGATCATAATTAAAACCTTCTCCATGTTGAAACCAGATATAGTAATTTGCCGTGAAACCTCTATTTATTAAATGCTTCCAAACATTTTCACGGTTTGCCAGTTTCGAATTGTTGCATTTCCGACAAGGACAGAACATCTTACCACTTTCTTGGGCGAGCGGTGTTGAATCTGCTTGATGCATAAATGTCTCCAGACCCGCAAGGTATTCTTTCGTCACTCTCCCGTTAGCATCTCTATGCATATACATCCACTTCCGCAACTCGTAAATAGTCTCGGAGCCAGCCATTTTTTTTCTTTCACGTTTTTTGTTGTTGGTGTGTTTAAAATGATGTTCAACCATCCATATTTATAGGAAAATTCGAATCTGGTAGTTGTAATTTTCCTATGAATTTACGACGAAGATTAATTAAGTGGGCAAAAAAAACGTGTAACACCTATAAAGTTGGTGGATTCAAAAATTTCCTCGCTAAATACACGTAAACTATTTCCTCGTAAATAACACGCAAAGTTTACGTCGTATTTACGAGGAAATAGTTTTTCCTCGTAAAATACTCGTAAAGTTACATCCACTTTACGACGAAAAACTTTTGTCGTTACGTTACGAGGAAATAACGATGACTTTAGTTTTTCACGTAAATTCCTCGTAAACTCGACGTAAATTTACGAGGATTGTTTTTCCTCGTTAATTTTCGTCGTTAAGCATGTGTTTTCTTGTAGTGACTTGCTTTAGGCCACAAAATATATTGAGCATTTTAGCGCCACAACAAAACAAGTTAGTTAGGCTAATGGTTATTTTTTAAGAAAATTTTGAGTTAGCAAACACTCTTGTTCGATCCCTCCTTTGCCCAAAATATTTTTTATTTTAACTCTATTCAGTGATTTTATACTTTTTAATTTGTATTATTTGTGCTACTATTTATCATTAGTACTTGTATAAAAGGCCACCTAATTTAATTGTGCCTTAGGCCACCCTAAAATTTGGGACGGCACTGTCAACGTGAGTCAATCTTCTTTTTCCCCATTAAAGTTTCCGAAGGAAAACTCAGAATATAGTTTGCTACGGTGTGTTGTACTGCAATCGATAGTTACATCCTCAAAAATATACGTCTATGAACACCACACACCATTATAGAGGCAAAATTCTTTTTAGGAAATTACTCAAGTAAGTCTCTGTCAAACTACAATCAATTAAGTTGCGAAATGAAAAAAAAAGTAGTTTTATAAATCACGTAACTATTGATAAGAGTTTATAAATCTAGTAACTATTGATTAAGATTTATAAATTATACGATCATAACTTATGTGAAGTAAGCAACTATACGTTAAGATTAATTTGCATTTGCACTTTGGATTAACAAGTTATGCCTAAATATAGTAAAGATGATTTGCAGGAAAAGTCATAATGTAAATGTGTGGACGTGATTGAGCACCTAATGTTGCATCAATTAATTCATAATAAGAGGGTCGGACCATTCGTAGAAGTCTGTTTTTTTTTTTTAATACTGAATAATTATACTATTACAAAGAGAAATATTACAGACGATTCTATAACCGACAATTTTATTTGCCTTACGAGGATTCACGTCTGACTGGATCACCTGAGTTGTTCTATGAGATTCATGCTTGACGATACTCCTTACGTCGTGCTGCAGATCTCTTGTAAGCTCTTTCTCTATTAATTTACATAATTTTGTATTTTCTGGGAACGAAACCCAGATTTCCTGATGAACCCTTAATCAAACCATTAGACAAAGTCGGCTCTTTTACTATGGAGATTTTGTGTGACTTTCTAATTGTCCATAGTCGACTTTCTCGACGATGTTTACATATCACATTCAACTCTAAGAAACAAACAACATTGGAAATACGTTACACAACAAAACTTTATAATGAAAAATGAATAATTGATGGACAGCACAATGACTATAGAGTGGAGAAAGAAGCCAATGTGAGATATAACACACCACATGGTGATGACTAATGAGTTTTGCGTAGTTTGATACATTCCATATTAAGCAACAAAACATAATGCATTTATGTCAGTCTTCCACCCTTCCTCACGTGATACCTTTGACCTTTCTCCTTGAGTGAAAAAATATCAAACTCATTTTCTCGGATCTCTTACGCAAGAATGCACCGCACATTCCAACGTGTTTGGATAACTCCTAAGAATCGTTTTCTAACCAAGTAAATGAATATATATTATGAAAGTTGAACCTATTTAGTTATATTGAGTATCGTTTACCGACCGATAGACCGATTACCTAGACGTCAGGTTTGATTAAACATTTGAAGTAATATTCCTTAAATGAATCCAAATAAACTACCTAGGGATTAGAGTTGGTTTGAATCCAAATAAAATTCACTTTTGGTTCTTTCCGGTTTAAAACGAAGTCTTACAAATAATATAGGATCCTTTCCGTTGAGATCTCAAATTTAAAAGGACAAACATTAAATAATATAAATTTTTGAATCAGTCCTAAGTTGTCAATTAGTTTTAATATAAAACTTAATATGATATCAAAACTTTATTTATTGTCTAAATTATATTGACCTCCAAAAATGTATAATTGGTCATAAAATGAGATTCGTTTTGAAATAGACCAATATTAATTATTATCTCGAAATTAAAGGTATCTATCTGGTTAATCAATTTATCACCAATTGATTATGGTTTAATTTTTTTTTTTAACGCTGGATAATTATGCTATTACAATTATGAGAAATATTACGGACGATTTTACAGTCGATAATTTTACCTGCCGTATGATAATTCACGCCTGACTGCATCACTTGAGCATTTTCAATTGATTAAAGTTAAAAGTTTAGAAAACTAAACATTTTCAAACATTCTATCTATTGCGTAATGTTTAGACTGCTATCATTTGTACTAAAAATATTTATGTCTTATTAGTGTTTTACATATTACCACAATATTTTGTGTTTGGTGTTTCACTTCTACAATATTAAATCTATGTTAGTATGTTACACATTGTTAAATTGTTTTATATTTGTAAGCTTTGTGGAGGGAAGGCAAAGCATGTCGATCGAGGAGAGAAAGCCAATATTAGAGTGGACCTTTTTTTTTTAACAACAGAGTGGACCTAAAAACAGATAGAAAAGGAAGATGGGATCCAGACTGTTCTCTCAAATATAAATAAAACCCACTCTTCATTTTTATAGTCTTATTACTTTCTACACACTCATTCATCACTCACTATATAAACACACACTCACAAACACTAAAACCCACACAGATCAAATCAAGATCCAAGAAAATGAGAACCCAACTCCTCTTTCTACTCATCTCGCTCTTAGTTTTGAACTCTGAATCACTAAACTGCTATGAAAATAACCCACGAGGCCATCCCTCAGATCTAAGAGTGTTCCATATCAGCAGCCCTTGCTCTCCATTCACAAAAAAAACAAACACTGTCTCATGGGAAAGCACACTTCTTCAAGACAAGGCTCGTCTTCAGTACTTGACAAGCCTCGCTGTAAAATCTTCGGTCCCAATCGCCTCGGGACGTGCCATAGTTCAGAGCCCGACTTACATCGTGAGGGCTAACATTGGGACACCGGCTCAGCCCATGCTCGTGGCTCTTGACACTAGCAATGACGCTGCTTGGGTTCCTTGTTCTGGCTGTGTTGGCTGTGCTTCATCTGTTCTCTTTGACCCTTCCAAGTCAAACTCTTCACGTACTCTTCCATGCGAAGCTCCTCAGTGTAAACAGGTAACTAGTTTAGTATCTATCATAATGATAGTATCATTACCCTTGGAATAGATTAGATACTAGTTTAGTATCTATTATTACCTTTGGAATAGATTAGATATACTTACATGCGTTTTCCTTTATGGACGTAAAAACATAATGTCTTCAAATCAGAACGGTAACGACATTCATATAACGACGAATTAACCAAATTTTATTAAACTAAAATTTAATACTAAATAAATATATTTTCAAAATGCATTTTTTGAGACTATCATCACTTTCTTTTGAAAAAATCCCTAGTAACATTACTCCAACTTGTACCTAAAATGGAATTTGCGGTAAAATAGGGTTTTATTTTTATTCATTACTTTATCTTCATTCAAATACAAAGTATGATTAAAATGAAACTCAGCTTCATTATATAGTTACACTATTTTTGGAAAGAAAAATGTAATACATTGGGGAGATAGGGTTCTTATTCGGATTTTGTTTTCACAAAACAAGAAAACCAAACTAAAGGACCACTCATGTTGGACTCTAGTGTTTGATTATACACACAAAGATGTGACCTTCATTTTGGCGGTGTTATAACACCATCATCTAGAAGTCTAAAGCTAGTCACGGGTTATATGTACCATTCATAAGAAAGTCACGGGTATTTTTTACACAGTATAAGTATTGGGAGATCTACAAGATCAACTAGAACCAACTGTTAAGATAAGGAAATCACCAAATAATTGTAGAATTATAAATTATTCAATGTCTATACCAGATATATGCATCTTAGTGTAATAAAAAAAAAATCTTCCTTAACAGTTGTATGTGATCTTATTATAATTAATCTATTAATTTTAATCTATTAATTAGATTCGTTAACTTGATAAACAATATCAACTAGTAGTGCACGTTTTACGATTTGATCTATATTCTTTGTCGTGACTCTGGTTAGTGTTTGATTATTATACAAAAGAAAGTTCATTTACGTATTTAAAAACGTAACACATCGTTATTACCGCATTTTAAATAATGCACCCATAACCAGATCCAAGATGGACAAAACTATTATTTATGGAAGTGCGTTGTTAAAGTACGAATGTTATTTTCTTGCAGGCTCCAAATCCAACGTGCACAATAAGCAAATCATGTGGTTTCAATATGACTTATGGTGGATCAGCCATCACAGCATCTCTGACACAAGACACACTAACACTAGCCAATGACGTCATCCCAAACTACACCTTTGGTTGCATTAACCAAGCCACTGGAACATCGTTTCCAGCGCAAGGACTCATGGGTTTAGGTCGTGGTCCATTGTCTTTAATCTCACAGACACAGAATCTTTATATGTCCACGTTCTCGTACTGCTTGCCTAATAGTAAGTCCAGCAACTTCTCGGGATCGTTAAGATTGGGACCTAAGTTTCAACCACTTAGGATCAAGACAACTCCATTGTTAAAGAACCCTAGGAGGTCATCGCTTTACTATGTTAACTTGGTTGGGATTCGTGTCGGGAATAAGATTGTGGATATTCCTGCAAGTGCACTTGCCTTTGATCCAGCCACAGGAGCCGGCACCATCTTTGACTCCGGTATTGATTCTTTACATTATTTTATTTCTCAAAAAAATGAATGTCAAAAATTGTTAGGTAGTAATTTGATGATTTATAGGAAATTGTTTCATAAGAGATTAGTGTTTAGGTTGTACTTAAGTAGCGTCTAAACCGTTTTTTTAAGAAATCGTTTTAGAAAAGTTGTTTCGTTCATAGCCGATTTACCGTCTAGAGTCTAGACGGACGTCTTCGCCGATTTTAACACTGACAAAAACACTTCCAATGTACGTACGCAGGGACGGTCTTCACGAGGCTAGTGGAACCAGCTTACCTTGCCGTAAGAGACGAGTTCAGACGACGTGTCAAGAACGCAAACGCAACATCACTCGGAGGTTTTGACACTTGCTACTCCGGCTCCGTCGTGTTCCCACCTGTCACGTTTATGTTTGCGGGAATGAACGTGACTATACCTCCGGACAATCTTCTCATCCACAGCTCTTCCGGTAACACCAGCTGCCTCGCTATGGCTGCAGCTCCAAACAACGTGAACTCTGTACTTAACGTCATCGCTAGTATGCAGCAGCAGAACCACCGTGTCCTCATCGACCTGCCCAATTCCAGGCTCGGCATTTCCCGTGAAACATGCACCTAAATAAATATATGCGCGGTTGTGTTTTCTTTTTGTTTTTGGGTTGGTTTCGTATTATCTCTATATCGTGTTTATTAAGCTTTTTGAATTTGGAAACAATATAAATTAAAAAGTTTTGTGTTTTGATTGTCATGTCCAATCGACCATAAGATTTCTCTTGCTATATTCTCTGTTACAAGTGTTGCCATTGAGTGCTATAAACTTGAACCTCTTCTACATCATCGAAGACTAATGTAGATAATGTATGAATGTTTTTTTAATAAATTAATATAAATGCATGTTGAAGCGTGTAAGATTTTTGTAATGTAAGATGAAGCATTTTCTTTTTTGGTAATCAATGAATCTTACCAAAAATGTATTTCTAAAGAACTAATATTCCCTTTCAAGATAGAAATATATGTTAGTGAACTCCATTTTGCCTAAGAAATGTGAAGCAGATTAAAAGAGGTTTAGTGAGTATATAAGCAAGCTAATTCTCAGAACGAACGTGGAGGGTTTTGATCAGACCAAGTTGAACCCAATATGGCAGTCCCGTTCAATGTGCTTAGTCTGATAAGCCTCTAAGTACAATTCTTATTCCCTATCGAACCGATTGCAATCTCAAGTCATCAAACGATGCCTTGAGCCTTCAGAATCAAGAACAAGCTATTGAAACTGCCTTTTTGAAGAGCTAAACTCAACAAGCCAAAAGATCCAATCTAACAAAAGGGATGATCAACAACAAAGATAAAGAAAGTCTATTTATACTATCTCCTGTCTCTGTTTCTTGATTCTCAAGTTGTTGCAGCAGTGCCAGCTCAGCTCATCTCTACTCAATGAGTCTTCATTTGCCAACTCACCTTCGGTACCTATCATAGTCCTTTATGGAAAACCGAGTTGTTGGCAATGTGAATGGCGACAGTGTTATCACAATACAAAGGTGTAGCATCAGAAGTATCCACCCAAAGATCAGCAAGGAGATAACGTAGCCACATAATTTCTAGGACAGCATCAGACAGGGCACGATATTCGGATTCTACAGAAGAGTTGGAGACTCTATCATGTTGATTCCATGATATCAGAGATGGACCAACAAACATACAGAAACCCGAGACACTCTTCCTTGTGTCAGGACAAAAGGTCTAATCTGCAAAGGCTGAGAGCTTC
Proteins encoded in this window:
- the LOC106342769 gene encoding protein ASPARTIC PROTEASE IN GUARD CELL 2-like yields the protein MRTQLLFLLISLLVLNSESLNCYENNPRGHPSDLRVFHISSPCSPFTKKTNTVSWESTLLQDKARLQYLTSLAVKSSVPIASGRAIVQSPTYIVRANIGTPAQPMLVALDTSNDAAWVPCSGCVGCASSVLFDPSKSNSSRTLPCEAPQCKQAPNPTCTISKSCGFNMTYGGSAITASLTQDTLTLANDVIPNYTFGCINQATGTSFPAQGLMGLGRGPLSLISQTQNLYMSTFSYCLPNSKSSNFSGSLRLGPKFQPLRIKTTPLLKNPRRSSLYYVNLVGIRVGNKIVDIPASALAFDPATGAGTIFDSGTVFTRLVEPAYLAVRDEFRRRVKNANATSLGGFDTCYSGSVVFPPVTFMFAGMNVTIPPDNLLIHSSSGNTSCLAMAAAPNNVNSVLNVIASMQQQNHRVLIDLPNSRLGISRETCT